A stretch of the Ascaphus truei isolate aAscTru1 chromosome 4, aAscTru1.hap1, whole genome shotgun sequence genome encodes the following:
- the LOC142493526 gene encoding syncytin-B-like, translating into MTKSTGTSKNKRDLHLTPWERDNKFMDTCRTIYQKSGINESCWVCGYVPHNQESPWIGIPYTQEELTPAANDTPRLPDMLTGQFSKEFNRVPLMNNIPVGGCHISSTTGNVSIGKVLPPTNDTCFELDIYVNKDRRSISYWYKCIDNSTLNQTQYRAKQIAATKYIAANTSLLVDAIFRGCRNFTLPRGIYWLCGKWAYRILPCNWIGSCYLGKVVPAFTITRELPAGRLRNKRKTPNTAGLKSSFWREQFWASLFPNVGVGLLFDRLNTLTSVLDDVLNHTTTAIASLNQEQVQIRLMALQNRMALDYILASKGGVCALIKEQCGVFIQDQSGRVQHELDKIEEIQERLRKEGDTDWDPLGLTGLVGSLGAKFLNAVMCVLVILVVIYVCVTFVKGMIDKCATPSADIMPLFAEPIYSSPLKKEFAKYNVLTLEKNLVATPYETMTTFGRHPRALSYTLKQHYELMEHPCASQRVSGLKSYQ; encoded by the coding sequence ATGACAAAGTCCACTGGTACATCCAAAAACAAACGAGacttacatttaaccccttgggaaaGAGATAATAAATTTATGGACACATGCAGAACAATATACCAGAAATCTGGTATTAACGAATCttgctgggtatgtgggtatgtgccTCATAATCAGGAGTCACCTTGGATTGGCATTCCTTATACCCAGGAAGAATTAACTCCTGCAGCAAATGACACACCAAGATTACCAGATATGTTGACTGGACAATTCTCCAAAGAATTTAACAGGGTACCGTTAATGAATAATATTCCAGTGGGAGGTTGTCATATAAGCAGTACAACTGGAAATGTTTCCATAGGTAAAGTCCTCCCTCCCACAAATGACACTTGTTTTGAACTAGACATATATGTAAACAAAGACCGAAGATCAATTTCCTATTGGTACAAATGCATAGATAACAGTACACTGAATCAGACACAATATAGAGCAAAACAAATAGcagcaacaaaatacatagctgcaaacacatctttatTAGTAGATGCAATTTTCCGTGGATGCAGAAACTTTACTCTACCACGTGGAATTTATTGGCTCTGTGGAAAGTGGGCATATAGAATCTTACCTTGCAATTGGATAGGATCTTGCTATTTAGGGAAAGTGGTCCCCGCATTTACAATCACCAGAGAATTACCTGCAGGGCGTctcagaaacaagagaaaaacaccaaacactgcaggacTGAAAAGTAGTTTTTGGagagaacaattttgggctagtttatttccaaatgtaggagttgggttactatttgacaggcttaatacattaacaagtgtgttagatgatgtcctcaatcacaccactacagccatagcatcactaaaccaagaacaggttcagatcaggcttatggccttacaaaacagaatggctttagattacattttagcatcaaaaggaggtgtatgtgccctaattaaagaacaatgtggtgttttcatccaagatcagagtggcagggtacagcatgagttagataagatagaagaaattcaagaaagacttaggaaggaaggtgacacagactgggaccctttggggctgactggattggtaggatcactaggagcgaaatttttgaatgcagtaatgtgtgtgcttgtgatactcgttgtcatctatgtttgtgttacgtttgtcaaaggcatgattgacaaatgtgccaccccctctgcagacataatgccattgtttgcagaaccaatctacagcagtcccttgaagaaagaatttgccaagtacaatgttctaactctggaaaagaatttggttgcaacgccatacgagactatgactacatttggcaggcaccctcgtgcactgtcctataccctcaagcagcattatgagttgatggagcacccttgtgcctcccaacgtgtttctggactaaaatcataccaataa